From Bacillus sp. Bos-x628, the proteins below share one genomic window:
- a CDS encoding phytoene/squalene synthase family protein has protein sequence MVDVQTALKACEETIQTHSKTFYRAFSMLPKKKRQAVWAVYSFCRRADDIVDESPSPKEELASFQESFDRFLKRDVDRDDPMWVALEYTFQEFNMDESPFRDLLQGQEMDLKQQRYETLDELLIYSYHVASTVGLMLLPIIAPRKKERLKEAAISLGIGMQLTNILRDIGEDVAQRDRIYLPKQVLDQFGYTEQQLQEGVVNQAFQHVWEYIAFEAEAYYEEFFDHLHEFPLYSRMSVKAAAYFYKAILDKIRENEYRVFTQRSFISKQEKALILEDITNH, from the coding sequence GTGGTTGATGTGCAAACAGCACTGAAAGCATGTGAAGAGACCATTCAAACACATTCGAAAACATTTTACCGTGCGTTTTCCATGCTGCCCAAAAAGAAAAGACAGGCGGTATGGGCAGTCTATTCCTTTTGCCGGAGAGCTGATGACATTGTGGATGAGTCACCTTCACCAAAAGAAGAATTGGCATCTTTTCAGGAGTCATTTGATCGTTTTTTAAAAAGGGATGTAGATCGAGATGATCCAATGTGGGTTGCATTAGAGTATACATTTCAAGAGTTCAATATGGATGAATCCCCGTTCCGTGATCTATTGCAAGGTCAAGAGATGGACCTTAAGCAACAAAGATATGAAACGTTAGATGAACTCCTCATCTATTCCTATCATGTGGCAAGCACCGTCGGATTAATGCTGCTTCCAATCATTGCACCGCGTAAAAAGGAACGACTAAAAGAAGCAGCCATTTCATTAGGAATTGGCATGCAATTGACAAACATTCTTCGTGATATTGGGGAGGATGTAGCGCAAAGAGATCGTATCTATTTACCGAAGCAAGTACTAGATCAATTTGGGTATACAGAGCAACAATTGCAAGAAGGAGTCGTCAATCAAGCATTTCAGCATGTGTGGGAATACATTGCATTTGAGGCTGAGGCTTACTATGAGGAATTTTTTGATCATCTTCATGAATTCCCGCTCTATTCACGTATGTCAGTCAAGGCGGCTGCTTATTTTTATAAGGCTATTTTAGATAAAATAAGAGAGAATGAGTATCGCGTCTTCACACAAAGATCTTTTATTTCAAAGCAGGAAAAGGCACTTATTTTAGAGGATATCACTAATCATTGA
- a CDS encoding GNAT family protein yields MNDKVKEREKIMGKKDDLVTIRTLNETDLEVVWHLRFKASDQTYRKWNAPYFHEHEIPLAQFKRRYLQDESLPPKLLGIVIDGEVKGTVSYYWENERTRWLECGIIIYDSRFWNGGYGTKALSLWIDQLFSQIDIPRIGLTTWSGNKRMMRCAEKCGFTLEGRLRKVRYYQGEYYDAMRYGMLREEWQSLLHHNSSESSLFTC; encoded by the coding sequence ATGAACGACAAAGTAAAGGAACGTGAAAAGATAATGGGGAAAAAAGATGATCTTGTGACAATACGAACATTAAATGAAACCGATCTAGAAGTTGTTTGGCATTTAAGATTTAAAGCTTCTGACCAGACCTATCGAAAGTGGAATGCACCCTATTTTCATGAACATGAAATTCCGCTGGCTCAATTTAAGAGACGATACTTGCAAGATGAGTCCCTCCCTCCAAAACTATTAGGAATTGTGATAGACGGTGAGGTGAAAGGAACAGTTTCTTATTACTGGGAGAATGAGCGTACACGCTGGCTTGAATGCGGAATCATCATTTATGACTCACGCTTTTGGAATGGAGGATATGGAACAAAAGCGTTATCTTTATGGATAGATCAGTTATTTTCTCAAATTGATATCCCGAGAATAGGTCTTACCACTTGGTCCGGCAATAAACGTATGATGCGCTGTGCAGAAAAATGTGGATTTACTCTTGAGGGAAGACTGCGAAAGGTGCGCTATTATCAAGGAGAATATTATGATGCGATGCGGTACGGAATGTTAAGAGAGGAATGGCAAAGCCTCCTGCATCACAATTCGTCTGAATCATCGTTATTCACTTGTTAA
- the crtI gene encoding phytoene desaturase family protein: MIKHILVAGGGIGGMISALYLRKAGHDVTLIEKNERLGGRLAFVRENGYKVDEGPTIVLLPDMLKGILNEVGIDISSLDLLQLNPLYTIRYQDGTAYTKYSDLERQLEEIRRVFPKEEQGFLKFMEEMTDRFHEGQQAFLEKSFHEKRTFFTKENMRILIKLKAYRTVRSSLKKYFADERLRDAYALQTLYVGGNPYKASAIYSLVSYSEHAHGIYYLKGGYASLVDILENQLQAMGVHVRRNQTVEQFEFEGERAVRALVNGQKIAADAFVINGDYPAALKQLGLHEQDRHKYVPSSGCVMVYLGLNKIYRKAPVHQFFMGDHFDQHMKDVFQTKSVPKDPSFYTFNPSIIDPSLAPEDCSVLYMLIPVPSGNHINWAEETDFVEKMIDRLEKRGFPQLRESIVWKKVKTPNDSLREGLFEGGSFGLAPNLFQSGVFRPQVKAQETENIYAVGASIHPGGGVPIVMQSAKLMASVLLKDLNDRKEVKLSG; encoded by the coding sequence ATGATCAAACATATACTGGTTGCAGGTGGCGGTATTGGCGGAATGATTTCAGCTCTCTATTTAAGAAAAGCTGGGCATGATGTCACCCTGATCGAAAAAAATGAGAGACTTGGCGGGAGACTTGCTTTTGTAAGGGAGAATGGATATAAAGTAGATGAAGGTCCAACCATTGTCCTGCTACCAGACATGTTAAAAGGGATATTAAATGAGGTAGGAATTGATATTTCATCACTTGATCTCCTGCAACTGAATCCACTGTACACCATTCGATATCAAGATGGAACAGCCTATACGAAGTATTCTGATCTTGAGCGTCAGTTAGAAGAAATCAGACGTGTGTTTCCAAAAGAAGAACAAGGATTTCTTAAATTTATGGAAGAAATGACCGATCGTTTTCATGAAGGGCAGCAAGCTTTTCTAGAAAAGTCTTTTCATGAAAAACGAACATTCTTCACAAAAGAAAATATGAGAATTCTAATAAAATTAAAAGCATATCGTACGGTCCGAAGCTCTCTTAAAAAATATTTTGCCGATGAACGCTTGCGAGATGCATACGCACTTCAAACACTCTATGTCGGAGGGAATCCGTATAAGGCTTCTGCTATTTATTCGCTTGTTTCTTATAGTGAGCATGCGCACGGGATTTACTATTTAAAAGGTGGCTATGCGAGTTTAGTAGATATACTGGAGAATCAATTACAGGCTATGGGTGTGCATGTGAGGCGAAATCAGACAGTTGAGCAGTTTGAGTTTGAGGGAGAACGTGCTGTTCGAGCGCTAGTAAACGGTCAAAAAATAGCGGCTGATGCGTTTGTCATAAACGGTGATTATCCAGCGGCTTTAAAACAGCTTGGTTTACATGAACAAGACCGTCATAAATATGTCCCTTCCTCCGGTTGCGTGATGGTGTATCTAGGTTTAAATAAAATATATCGCAAAGCACCTGTTCATCAATTCTTTATGGGGGATCACTTTGATCAGCATATGAAAGATGTATTTCAAACGAAATCTGTCCCTAAAGACCCGTCGTTCTATACGTTTAATCCGTCTATCATTGATCCGTCTCTTGCACCAGAAGATTGCAGTGTTTTATACATGCTCATTCCAGTTCCATCAGGGAATCATATCAACTGGGCTGAGGAGACAGATTTTGTTGAAAAGATGATAGATCGACTTGAGAAGAGAGGCTTTCCGCAATTGCGAGAGTCTATTGTTTGGAAAAAGGTAAAAACACCAAATGATTCCTTGCGAGAAGGATTGTTTGAGGGAGGCAGCTTTGGCCTTGCACCTAATTTATTTCAATCCGGTGTATTTCGGCCGCAAGTGAAGGCTCAAGAGACGGAAAACATTTATGCAGTAGGTGCTTCTATCCACCCAGGTGGCGGAGTACCGATCGTGATGCAAAGTGCTAAGCTGATGGCTTCTGTACTGCTGAAGGACTTGAACGACAGAAAGGAAGTGAAGCTAAGTGGTTGA